One Thermus sp. CCB_US3_UF1 DNA window includes the following coding sequences:
- a CDS encoding competence protein translates to MIRLNLLPKNLRRRVEPGWWRLVAALFALVVLLTLGFLHYTAQTELSLAQQERDTLRAEVEALRPFIQEQNRLQQERRTLEALLAIREGLRKNFVPWSEYLAAFIGQIPREGGRFPVALRSVGTRALTEEEANQQAQSGAFDGKKIRVEFNLQGEALNQAALVGFIQAFEASPRFGIEFQGASLDQNRGLYTFSARVGAVGGEEGAR, encoded by the coding sequence TTGATTAGGCTCAACCTCCTGCCCAAAAACCTGCGCCGCCGGGTGGAACCCGGCTGGTGGCGGCTGGTGGCCGCCCTCTTCGCCCTGGTGGTCCTTCTGACCCTGGGCTTCCTCCACTACACCGCCCAGACCGAGCTCTCCTTAGCCCAGCAGGAACGGGACACCCTGCGGGCCGAGGTGGAGGCCCTAAGGCCCTTCATCCAGGAGCAAAACCGCCTGCAGCAGGAAAGGCGAACCCTCGAGGCCCTCCTGGCCATCCGGGAGGGGCTGCGCAAGAACTTCGTTCCCTGGTCGGAGTACCTGGCGGCCTTCATCGGCCAGATCCCTCGGGAAGGGGGGCGGTTCCCCGTGGCCCTGCGCTCGGTGGGCACCCGGGCCCTTACGGAGGAAGAGGCCAACCAGCAAGCGCAAAGCGGCGCCTTCGACGGCAAGAAGATCCGGGTGGAGTTCAACCTCCAGGGCGAGGCCCTAAACCAAGCGGCCCTGGTGGGCTTCATCCAGGCCTTTGAGGCCTCCCCCCGCTTCGGCATAGAGTTCCAGGGGGCCTCCCTGGACCAGAACCGGGGGCTTTACACCTTCAGCGCCCGGGTAGGCGCGGTGGGAGGTGAGGAAGGTGCTCGCTAA
- the pilM gene encoding type IV pilus assembly protein PilM produces MVSGFSKLFKPRVEALGLEIGASSLKLVELSGHPPALRAFATRPTPPGMLAEGVVAEPAALAQEIRELLAEARTRKRYVVSAVPNPSVILRTIQVPKMPPKEMEEAVRWEAERYIPFPIDEVVLDFAPLEPLSEVSEGEQTEVMVGVARQEAVAGLLEALRGAGLMPVVLDVKPFAGLYPLEAELGAEPERVAVAVEIGAESTSLVLTRGDRPLAVRVLTLSGKDFTEAIGKAFGLDFLTAEEVKRTYGLATIPTEDEELLLDFDAERERYSPARIYDAIRPILVDLTQEIRRSLEFFRVQLGDIHPEVGYLYGGGSRLRGLATLLTDTLGVSFTTPDPWQGIQVDPKRFDLEKLKELGPELMVPIGLALRGVSPLD; encoded by the coding sequence GTGGTTTCGGGTTTCAGCAAGCTATTCAAGCCTCGCGTGGAGGCCCTGGGGCTGGAGATCGGGGCGTCGAGCCTCAAGCTGGTGGAGCTTTCCGGCCATCCTCCCGCCCTGCGAGCCTTCGCCACCCGCCCCACCCCACCGGGGATGCTGGCGGAAGGGGTGGTGGCTGAGCCCGCTGCCTTGGCCCAGGAGATTCGGGAACTCCTGGCCGAAGCCCGCACCCGCAAGCGCTACGTGGTGAGCGCCGTCCCCAACCCCAGCGTGATCCTGCGTACCATCCAGGTGCCCAAGATGCCGCCCAAGGAGATGGAGGAGGCGGTCCGCTGGGAAGCCGAACGCTACATCCCCTTCCCCATAGATGAGGTGGTCTTGGACTTCGCCCCCCTCGAGCCCCTCTCCGAGGTTTCCGAGGGGGAGCAGACCGAGGTGATGGTTGGGGTGGCGCGGCAGGAAGCGGTGGCCGGGCTCCTGGAGGCCTTGCGGGGGGCCGGCCTGATGCCGGTGGTCCTAGACGTAAAGCCCTTCGCCGGCCTCTACCCCTTGGAAGCCGAGCTCGGCGCCGAGCCCGAGCGGGTGGCGGTGGCGGTGGAGATCGGGGCCGAGAGCACCAGCCTGGTCCTGACCCGGGGGGACCGGCCCCTGGCGGTGCGGGTGCTCACCCTTTCGGGCAAGGATTTCACCGAGGCCATCGGCAAGGCCTTCGGCCTGGACTTCCTCACCGCCGAGGAGGTCAAGCGCACCTATGGCCTGGCCACCATCCCCACCGAGGACGAGGAGCTCCTTTTGGACTTTGACGCCGAACGGGAGCGCTATAGCCCCGCCCGCATCTACGACGCCATCCGCCCCATCTTGGTGGACCTCACCCAGGAGATCCGAAGAAGCCTGGAGTTTTTCCGGGTGCAGCTGGGGGATATCCACCCTGAGGTGGGCTACCTCTACGGGGGAGGTAGCCGCCTGCGGGGCCTGGCCACCCTGCTCACCGATACCCTGGGGGTCAGCTTCACCACCCCAGACCCCTGGCAGGGCATCCAGGTGGACCCCAAGCGCTTTGACCTGGAAAAGCTAAAGGAGCTGGGCCCCGAGCTGATGGTGCCCATAGGCCTGGCCCTAAGGGGGGTGAGTCCCCTTGATTAG
- a CDS encoding homoisocitrate dehydrogenase, whose protein sequence is MAYRICLIEGDGIGHEVVPAARKVLEATGLPLEFVEAEAGWETFERRGTSVPEETVEKILSSHATLFGAATSPTRKVPGFFGAIRYLRRRLDLYANVRPAKSRPIPGSRPGVDLIIVRENTEGLYVEQERRYLDVAIADAVISKKASERIGRVALKLAESRPRKTLHIAHKANVLPVTQGLFLDTVREVAKEYPLVNVQDIIVDNCAMQLVMRPERFDVVVTTNLLGDILSDLTAGLVGGLGLAPSANIGDTTAVFEPVHGSAPDIAGKGIANPTATILSAAMMLDYLGEKEAAQRVEKAVDLVLEKGPRTPDLGGTATTETFTQAVVEALQAL, encoded by the coding sequence ATGGCGTACCGCATCTGCTTGATCGAGGGGGATGGCATCGGCCACGAGGTGGTACCGGCTGCCCGCAAGGTCCTCGAGGCCACAGGACTCCCCTTGGAGTTTGTGGAGGCCGAGGCCGGTTGGGAAACCTTTGAGCGAAGAGGCACCTCCGTTCCTGAGGAAACCGTAGAGAAAATCCTCTCCTCCCACGCCACCCTTTTCGGCGCCGCCACCAGCCCTACCAGGAAGGTCCCCGGCTTCTTTGGGGCCATCCGCTACCTGCGCCGCCGCCTGGACCTCTACGCCAACGTCCGGCCCGCCAAAAGCCGCCCCATCCCCGGAAGCCGCCCGGGGGTGGACCTGATCATCGTCCGGGAAAACACCGAAGGGCTGTACGTGGAGCAGGAGCGGCGCTACCTGGACGTGGCCATCGCCGATGCGGTGATCTCCAAAAAGGCCAGCGAGCGCATCGGGCGGGTGGCCCTGAAGCTGGCGGAAAGCCGCCCCCGCAAAACCCTCCACATCGCCCACAAGGCCAACGTCCTCCCGGTAACCCAGGGGCTTTTCCTGGATACCGTACGGGAAGTGGCCAAGGAGTATCCCCTGGTCAACGTGCAGGACATCATCGTGGACAACTGCGCCATGCAGCTCGTCATGCGCCCGGAGCGCTTTGACGTGGTGGTGACCACCAACCTCCTGGGGGATATCCTCTCGGACCTCACCGCAGGGCTGGTGGGCGGCCTGGGGCTGGCCCCTTCCGCCAATATCGGGGACACCACCGCGGTATTCGAACCCGTACACGGCTCGGCCCCGGACATCGCCGGCAAGGGGATCGCCAACCCCACGGCCACCATCCTCTCCGCCGCCATGATGCTGGACTACCTGGGGGAAAAGGAGGCTGCCCAGAGGGTGGAGAAGGCCGTGGACCTGGTTTTGGAAAAGGGGCCTAGGACCCCGGATCTGGGGGGAACCGCCACCACGGAAACCTTCACCCAAGCGGTGGTGGAGGCCCTGCAGGCCCTCTAG
- a CDS encoding DUF5317 domain-containing protein, translated as MAYGTYRGWFAPEWAGPLAKGLVLLLVGYGLYQNRHLRSLYLVLLGLSLNTLAIFANGGHMPVSLAALERAGVEGWEEALKTRADAVHTLLEEGSRLPFLGDVIPLPPLRKAVSPGDLFILAGIAGVVAEGAMRASPKRLPRRQAALRVLVYLVLVLLLLALRG; from the coding sequence TTGGCCTACGGCACCTACCGGGGCTGGTTTGCCCCCGAGTGGGCCGGGCCCTTGGCCAAAGGCCTGGTCCTCCTCTTGGTGGGGTATGGCCTCTACCAAAACCGCCACCTGAGAAGCCTTTACCTTGTCCTTCTGGGGCTTTCCCTGAACACCCTGGCCATCTTCGCCAACGGGGGGCACATGCCCGTGAGCCTGGCCGCCTTGGAACGCGCCGGGGTGGAGGGATGGGAGGAAGCCCTCAAAACCCGGGCCGATGCGGTGCATACCCTGCTGGAAGAGGGCAGCCGGCTCCCCTTTCTCGGGGACGTGATCCCCTTGCCCCCCTTGCGCAAGGCGGTGAGCCCGGGGGATCTCTTCATCCTGGCGGGCATCGCCGGGGTGGTGGCGGAGGGCGCCATGAGGGCGAGCCCCAAGCGCCTTCCCCGCCGCCAGGCCGCCCTTAGGGTGTTGGTTTACCTGGTCCTGGTCCTTCTCCTCTTAGCCCTGCGCGGCTAG
- a CDS encoding HD-GYP domain-containing protein, with product MLATLSFSLGTKKFVLELPPFKVFALILTTFLFFVGLELYLLHAFQQSSRLSLWDLIFWALLIFWSVRLEVRLPLSASVSQLFIFALAFMVLAPPWLVPLWSFLFQPRGDIWYKQLFNRSQDALATALATLTWLFFQKNPLYLGHLNLSAGVGIALSALVFFVVNTFLVTTVIYFSTQTPLREIWRKNFGWVALSYLVLSPLALLLARAYETPLIGNWGGWTVLFFLIPLYYSRYYWDEKVRLEQAFDTTLEVLMNALEAKEQETRFHSERVADIARDLARAHYKNEAKAQEIYRAARLHDIGKIAIPEALLLKPGSLTPEEYALIQSHTTKGVKLLSPAKKVAFDALVYNVILYHHERWDGRGYPERLAGQDIPEEARIVGLADAYEAMTAGRPYRKAKTSEEALKEVQEASGHQFDPKLVQLFTELWHQNPIWRDREAYLAAKEGSVSRSTLPPHSSASDLPSPSEPGQRTSEG from the coding sequence ATGCTTGCAACCCTCAGTTTTTCTCTTGGAACTAAGAAATTTGTACTGGAACTGCCTCCTTTTAAAGTCTTTGCCCTAATTTTGACTACGTTTCTATTTTTTGTTGGGTTAGAATTATACCTTCTTCATGCTTTTCAACAGTCCTCTAGATTAAGTCTTTGGGATCTAATTTTTTGGGCCCTGCTCATCTTCTGGAGTGTGCGCTTGGAGGTTCGCCTTCCACTCAGTGCCAGCGTGAGTCAACTCTTTATCTTTGCCTTGGCCTTTATGGTTTTGGCACCTCCCTGGCTTGTGCCCCTATGGTCTTTTCTTTTTCAACCTAGAGGCGATATATGGTATAAGCAACTGTTTAATCGTTCTCAAGATGCTTTAGCTACAGCTCTAGCTACTTTAACCTGGCTTTTCTTTCAAAAAAATCCCCTTTATCTGGGTCATTTAAATCTTTCCGCTGGGGTTGGTATAGCTTTATCTGCCTTAGTTTTCTTTGTAGTTAACACATTTTTGGTCACAACAGTTATATATTTTTCCACGCAAACTCCTTTACGTGAGATTTGGCGCAAAAACTTTGGATGGGTAGCTCTTAGCTACCTTGTATTGTCTCCTCTAGCCCTCTTATTAGCCCGCGCCTACGAAACCCCCCTCATCGGCAACTGGGGGGGGTGGACGGTGCTCTTCTTTCTCATTCCCCTCTACTACAGCCGCTACTACTGGGACGAGAAAGTACGCCTGGAACAGGCCTTTGACACCACCCTGGAAGTCTTGATGAACGCCCTCGAGGCCAAGGAGCAGGAAACCCGTTTCCACTCCGAACGGGTGGCGGATATCGCCCGCGACCTGGCCCGGGCTCATTACAAGAACGAGGCCAAGGCGCAGGAAATCTACCGGGCCGCAAGGTTGCACGACATTGGCAAGATCGCCATCCCCGAAGCCCTTCTCCTCAAACCCGGAAGCCTCACCCCCGAGGAATACGCCCTCATCCAAAGCCACACCACCAAGGGCGTCAAACTCCTCTCCCCGGCGAAAAAGGTGGCCTTCGATGCCCTGGTCTACAACGTGATCCTCTACCACCACGAGCGCTGGGACGGCCGGGGTTATCCGGAACGCCTGGCCGGGCAGGATATCCCGGAGGAAGCGCGCATCGTGGGCCTGGCCGATGCGTATGAGGCCATGACCGCAGGCCGGCCTTACCGCAAGGCCAAGACCTCGGAAGAAGCCCTGAAGGAAGTCCAGGAGGCCTCCGGCCACCAGTTCGACCCCAAGCTGGTCCAGCTCTTCACCGAGCTCTGGCACCAGAACCCCATCTGGCGCGACCGCGAAGCCTACCTGGCCGCAAAGGAGGGATCGGTATCACGCTCTACCTTGCCGCCGCACTCTTCGGCATCGGACTTGCCCTCGCCCTCGGAGCCCGGCCAAAGGACCTCGGAGGGATAG
- a CDS encoding type III pantothenate kinase, with amino-acid sequence MLLAVDIGNTSTALGVFAGEELVAHFRIHTDRMRMESEYRVLLKNLFALDGLPTPKAALLSSVVPPVEREMKEAIEKLFGIQARVVDAEATGLEVLIDNPKEAGADRLVNAVGALAYPSPTGRYIVVDFGTATTFDLVEAPNRYLGGAITIGPQTAADALAARTAKLPRIDLVPPKGVVGKNTLEALRSGLVLGYAALVEGMVRRMKEEAGEALVIATGGFAQTLKDLCPSFDVVDEDLTLKGLLRIHRARG; translated from the coding sequence ATGCTCCTCGCGGTAGACATCGGCAACACTTCCACCGCCCTCGGGGTCTTCGCCGGGGAGGAACTGGTGGCCCACTTCCGCATCCACACCGACCGGATGCGGATGGAAAGCGAGTACCGGGTCCTTCTAAAAAACCTCTTCGCCCTGGATGGCCTCCCCACCCCCAAGGCCGCCCTCCTCTCCAGCGTGGTGCCCCCGGTGGAGCGGGAGATGAAGGAAGCCATAGAAAAGCTCTTCGGCATCCAGGCCCGGGTGGTGGACGCGGAGGCCACGGGCCTAGAGGTCCTGATCGACAACCCCAAGGAAGCGGGGGCCGACCGCCTGGTGAACGCTGTAGGAGCCCTGGCCTACCCCAGCCCCACGGGCCGCTACATCGTGGTGGACTTCGGCACCGCCACCACCTTTGACCTGGTGGAGGCCCCCAACCGCTACCTGGGCGGGGCCATCACCATCGGCCCCCAGACCGCCGCCGACGCCCTGGCTGCCCGCACCGCCAAGCTCCCCCGCATCGACCTGGTCCCCCCCAAGGGGGTGGTGGGCAAGAACACCCTGGAGGCCCTGCGCTCGGGCCTGGTCCTGGGCTACGCCGCCCTGGTGGAGGGCATGGTGCGCCGCATGAAGGAGGAAGCGGGGGAGGCTTTGGTCATCGCCACGGGAGGGTTTGCCCAAACCCTCAAGGACCTTTGCCCCTCCTTTGACGTGGTGGACGAGGACCTGACCCTCAAGGGACTCCTTCGCATCCACCGGGCTCGAGGGTGA
- a CDS encoding OsmC family protein, with product MTKKVVLYNLVGHRFLGVNEQGDKVMIDGDQPAAGPRPMELLLMALGACTAYDVVDIMRKKKQPLARYRVEVEGVRAETHPKRYTHITITHIASGPGVTLEALERAVHLSHTKYCSVSANLNAEITTRVVLEPWEGEEAQG from the coding sequence ATGACGAAGAAGGTGGTCCTCTACAACCTGGTGGGACACCGCTTCCTGGGCGTAAACGAGCAAGGGGACAAGGTGATGATCGACGGGGACCAGCCCGCCGCCGGCCCCAGGCCCATGGAACTCCTCCTCATGGCCCTGGGGGCCTGCACCGCTTACGACGTGGTGGACATCATGCGCAAGAAGAAGCAACCCCTGGCCCGCTACCGGGTGGAGGTGGAGGGGGTGCGGGCGGAAACCCACCCCAAGCGCTACACCCACATCACCATCACCCACATCGCCTCCGGGCCGGGGGTGACCCTCGAGGCCCTGGAGCGGGCCGTCCACCTCTCCCATACCAAATACTGCTCCGTTTCCGCCAACCTCAACGCCGAGATCACCACCCGGGTGGTCCTGGAGCCGTGGGAAGGGGAGGAGGCCCAGGGCTAA
- a CDS encoding N-acetylmuramoyl-L-alanine amidase, producing the protein MRWMRLWLWPLALLWSLALAFPRVGVHEGFTRLAFDLPSKEVRHTLAQEVGALTLVLEGVSAPAQDQVVNSREVASVQILPEMGRVRVVVRLKGPVEATVRRFSDPERLVVDLALKAQTAPSPPAAPAALPHRAPKPPRPVVLLDPGHGGVDPGMVGYVVEKEVVLDVALRLKRLLEGEGVEVRLTRERDAHLSPDKREDLSRRAALADSSQVNLFISIHVNATPTHTGRGVEVFYFGRAQDPRVLSQVIRENGGGELGKRLTQEAQSVAERILSDIVAQANQRYSQRLAETLGRKLSQATGSPYRGSFPGDFFVLRYAKVPAVLVEIGFGDHPVEGRRLAEPAYREKVAQGLLLGVLTFLANGAYAR; encoded by the coding sequence ATGCGGTGGATGCGGCTATGGCTTTGGCCCTTAGCCCTCCTATGGAGCCTGGCGCTGGCCTTTCCCCGGGTGGGGGTGCACGAGGGCTTTACCCGTTTGGCCTTTGACCTGCCTTCCAAGGAGGTGCGCCACACCCTGGCCCAGGAGGTGGGGGCCCTCACCCTGGTCTTGGAAGGGGTAAGCGCCCCGGCCCAGGACCAGGTGGTGAACTCCCGCGAGGTGGCCTCGGTGCAAATCCTGCCCGAGATGGGGCGGGTGCGGGTGGTGGTGCGGCTAAAGGGCCCGGTGGAGGCCACGGTGCGCCGCTTTTCCGACCCCGAGCGGCTGGTGGTGGACCTGGCCCTAAAGGCCCAAACCGCCCCTTCCCCCCCGGCGGCCCCCGCCGCCCTGCCCCACCGCGCCCCCAAGCCCCCGCGGCCCGTGGTCCTCCTGGACCCGGGGCACGGGGGCGTGGACCCGGGGATGGTGGGGTACGTGGTGGAGAAGGAGGTGGTGCTGGACGTGGCCCTGCGCCTCAAGCGTCTCCTGGAGGGGGAGGGGGTGGAGGTGCGCCTTACCCGGGAAAGGGACGCGCACCTTTCCCCCGACAAGCGGGAGGACCTCTCCCGCCGGGCCGCCCTGGCGGATAGCTCCCAGGTTAACCTCTTCATCTCCATCCACGTGAACGCCACCCCCACCCATACCGGAAGGGGGGTGGAGGTCTTCTACTTTGGCCGGGCCCAGGACCCCCGGGTCCTCAGCCAGGTGATCCGGGAAAACGGCGGGGGGGAGCTGGGCAAGCGCCTGACCCAGGAGGCCCAGAGCGTGGCCGAGCGCATCCTTTCCGACATCGTGGCCCAGGCCAACCAGCGCTACAGCCAGCGCCTGGCGGAGACCCTGGGGCGCAAGCTTTCCCAGGCCACGGGTAGCCCCTACCGGGGAAGCTTCCCGGGCGATTTCTTCGTCCTCCGCTACGCCAAGGTGCCGGCGGTCCTGGTGGAGATCGGCTTCGGCGACCACCCCGTGGAGGGACGGAGGCTGGCGGAGCCTGCCTACCGGGAGAAGGTGGCCCAGGGGCTTCTTCTGGGGGTGCTCACCTTCCTGGCCAACGGGGCCTATGCCCGTTAG
- a CDS encoding serine/threonine-protein kinase gives MRAVSLAGKTLLNRYRVVRALGRGALATVYLAFDRFGTPYALKVFPPGAEARRDREFWVGKQLAHPNLNPVLERLDLEEGPSLLLDYAPGEELGRWMLRRPERPRALFVFRQLLQALAHMHQKGLVHRDVKPENIIVAGTDEARLVDFDLSGPALEAFKKPLRVGTLPYLAPEQVLGKSPGPEADVYAAGVILYWILSGEHPFVGEPEEVLLGHLQEPIPSIPGLEAEAQGFLERLLAKRPEERFPTAGEALEAFPF, from the coding sequence GTGAGGGCGGTGAGCCTGGCCGGGAAGACCCTCCTGAACCGGTACCGGGTGGTGCGCGCCCTAGGGCGCGGCGCCTTGGCCACGGTCTACCTGGCCTTTGACCGTTTCGGCACCCCCTACGCCCTCAAGGTCTTCCCCCCCGGGGCCGAGGCCCGGCGGGACCGGGAGTTTTGGGTGGGGAAGCAGCTGGCCCACCCCAACCTGAACCCGGTCCTGGAGCGCCTGGACCTCGAGGAAGGCCCCTCCCTCCTCCTGGACTACGCCCCCGGGGAGGAGCTGGGCCGCTGGATGCTCCGCCGCCCCGAGCGGCCCCGGGCCCTTTTCGTCTTCCGCCAGCTCCTCCAGGCCCTGGCCCACATGCACCAAAAGGGCCTGGTCCACCGGGACGTGAAGCCGGAGAACATCATCGTGGCCGGCACCGACGAGGCCAGGCTGGTGGACTTTGACCTTTCCGGACCCGCCCTGGAGGCGTTCAAAAAACCCCTGCGGGTGGGCACCCTCCCCTACCTGGCCCCCGAACAGGTCTTGGGGAAAAGCCCCGGCCCAGAGGCCGACGTCTACGCCGCGGGGGTCATCCTCTACTGGATCCTCTCCGGGGAACACCCCTTCGTGGGGGAGCCGGAGGAGGTCCTCCTGGGCCACCTCCAGGAGCCCATCCCCTCCATCCCCGGCCTCGAGGCCGAGGCGCAAGGCTTCCTGGAGCGCCTTTTGGCCAAGCGTCCGGAGGAACGTTTCCCCACGGCGGGGGAGGCCCTCGAGGCCTTTCCCTTCTAA
- a CDS encoding patatin-like phospholipase family protein: MRGLALSGGGARGLAHIGALEVFLEAGLDFQVVAGTSMGAIVGALFAAGKTPEEILAIARKTPWLGLLGLSPREGIFSRRKLLDFLAEHLPPTFAGLSRPLAVTAVDVVSGRLLFLTQGDLPSAVLASAAYPGLLAPVEREGRLLFDGGVLDNLPVDAARLLGATEVYAVDVTPERAADEAPRGLLALARRAVDLMQAHLTSVRLSLYAPEVYVRPSLPGVGIEDFRRLEEIVEAGREAARRLWTGRVGGV, encoded by the coding sequence GTGCGCGGGCTGGCGCTTTCCGGGGGCGGGGCCAGGGGCTTGGCCCACATCGGGGCCCTGGAGGTGTTCCTCGAGGCGGGCCTGGACTTCCAGGTGGTGGCGGGGACCAGCATGGGCGCCATCGTGGGGGCCCTCTTCGCCGCGGGCAAGACCCCGGAGGAGATCCTGGCCATCGCCCGCAAAACCCCCTGGCTTGGCCTTCTCGGCCTTTCCCCCCGGGAGGGGATCTTCTCCCGGCGCAAGCTCCTGGACTTCCTGGCCGAGCACCTGCCCCCCACCTTCGCCGGGCTTTCCAGGCCCCTGGCGGTCACCGCCGTGGACGTGGTTTCGGGCAGGCTCCTGTTCCTTACCCAAGGGGACCTGCCCAGCGCCGTCCTGGCCTCCGCCGCCTACCCGGGGCTTCTGGCCCCGGTGGAGCGGGAGGGGAGGCTCCTTTTTGACGGCGGGGTCCTGGACAACCTGCCCGTGGACGCCGCCCGGCTTCTCGGGGCCACGGAGGTCTACGCCGTGGACGTGACCCCCGAGCGGGCCGCCGACGAAGCCCCCCGGGGGCTTTTGGCCCTGGCCCGGCGGGCCGTGGACCTGATGCAGGCCCACCTCACCTCGGTGCGCCTTTCCCTTTACGCCCCCGAGGTCTACGTCCGGCCCAGCCTGCCCGGGGTGGGGATTGAGGACTTCCGCCGCCTGGAGGAGATCGTGGAGGCGGGGCGCGAGGCCGCCCGGCGCCTTTGGACGGGTAGAGTAGGAGGGGTATGA
- the lepB gene encoding signal peptidase I has translation MKGFWDYLFKEWFRQVGEALLVAFLVTTFVFTTVGVVGQSMFPTLRNGERVLVPKWETWLVRFGLTEWRRGEIAILKPPEGTPYATARFPVLGFSFRAFFIKRIVAVPGDEVYVERGVVYVNGKALEERHITDHLSPWPDSFPGVCYKEGRMTRIITQQGDFPVDLLPAYLRPLKEMLLPPSPEVLARSQTAEACEVGRIKLKPGYYFVMGDNRTLGGSEDSRTFGPVPVEAIAGRANFVWWPILVREEGGWRLNLRRLAPPEAYGLR, from the coding sequence ATGAAGGGGTTTTGGGATTACCTTTTCAAGGAATGGTTTCGCCAGGTGGGGGAGGCCTTGCTGGTGGCCTTCCTGGTCACCACCTTTGTCTTCACCACCGTGGGGGTGGTGGGGCAGAGCATGTTCCCCACCTTGAGGAACGGGGAACGGGTCCTGGTGCCCAAGTGGGAAACCTGGCTGGTGCGCTTCGGCCTCACGGAGTGGCGGCGGGGGGAGATCGCCATCCTGAAGCCCCCGGAGGGCACCCCTTACGCCACCGCCCGCTTCCCCGTGCTGGGCTTTTCCTTCCGCGCCTTCTTCATCAAGCGCATCGTGGCGGTGCCGGGGGATGAGGTCTACGTGGAGCGGGGGGTGGTCTACGTGAACGGGAAGGCCCTGGAGGAGCGGCACATCACCGACCACCTCTCCCCCTGGCCCGACTCCTTCCCCGGGGTGTGCTACAAGGAGGGGCGCATGACCCGGATCATCACCCAGCAGGGGGATTTCCCCGTGGACCTCCTGCCCGCCTACCTGAGGCCCCTGAAGGAGATGCTCCTTCCCCCTTCCCCGGAGGTCCTGGCCCGGAGCCAGACCGCCGAGGCTTGCGAGGTGGGGCGGATCAAGTTGAAGCCGGGCTACTACTTCGTCATGGGGGATAACCGCACCTTAGGGGGCTCGGAGGATTCCCGCACCTTTGGCCCCGTGCCGGTGGAGGCCATCGCCGGGCGGGCCAATTTCGTCTGGTGGCCCATCCTGGTGCGGGAGGAGGGGGGGTGGCGCCTGAACCTGAGGCGGCTTGCCCCGCCCGAGGCCTACGGCCTCAGGTGA
- a CDS encoding lactate utilization protein, producing MEARNRILARVRRALQGRPKALLPGHPHPPSSPEALDLFLKRLGENGAEGHLVDLEGAKELLKALSQGLPGAAFGRGVPPALRLLPELPPEEAPLGVSWALFAVAETGTVALASKDGRRAQLLPPTHLVLVEGEKVYPSLLEAFLDLKALPRALGLHSGPSKSADIGQVMVKGVHGPGRLVVAVLT from the coding sequence ATGGAGGCTAGGAACCGCATCCTGGCCCGGGTGAGGAGGGCCCTTCAGGGCCGGCCCAAGGCCCTCCTTCCCGGGCACCCCCATCCCCCTTCCTCCCCCGAGGCCCTGGACCTCTTCCTGAAGCGGCTTGGGGAAAACGGGGCCGAAGGGCACCTGGTGGACCTCGAGGGGGCCAAGGAACTGCTGAAGGCGCTTTCCCAAGGGCTTCCCGGGGCGGCCTTTGGCCGGGGGGTGCCGCCGGCGCTCCGCCTCCTCCCCGAGCTTCCCCCGGAAGAAGCCCCCCTAGGGGTTTCCTGGGCCCTCTTCGCCGTGGCCGAGACCGGCACCGTGGCCCTGGCCTCGAAGGATGGGCGCCGGGCCCAGCTCCTGCCCCCCACCCACCTGGTCCTGGTGGAGGGGGAAAAGGTCTACCCCAGCCTTCTGGAGGCCTTCCTGGACCTCAAGGCGCTCCCCAGGGCCCTGGGCCTCCACTCCGGCCCCTCCAAGAGCGCGGACATCGGCCAGGTGATGGTCAAAGGGGTACACGGGCCCGGGCGGCTGGTGGTGGCCGTCCTCACCTGA